The nucleotide window AACCGACGTAATTAACCGCTTTGAAATCATAAATTTCGCAACTGGAGCTGGACATTTAAATATTATCCGAGCTTATCGCAGGCTATTACCCAAACAAAATTTGATAAATTTTTCCAAGGTAGTAATCTGTATCCGGAATATTAGTTTTTCACTAACCTATTTACTTGATGAGGAGAAAAATGAGGCATTCTGGTTTAATTTTCAGCAGCAATTGATAATATTCATTAGTGCACTTGAAAATAAAAAACCTTGCCCGCCATTGGCAGCGATTAACCATACTGATGATTTTGATTACCTATATGCCAACCAGAACCTAGCTAAAGCAATCAGAAACTGGAATAAAATATGTACGCAGCTCTAAGAAGTCGTCTAGCTATGGCAAGGCTCAGTCAGATAACTCTGGTTTACGGGATTGGTCTGGCACTATACCTATTCACTACCATACCGCATAACTGGTGGGTTTTTCTAACTGTATTAATGATGACCGCAGCAATCGAACCAGGGCTAGTGATCCAAAAATCAATTAATCGCGGCAAAGGTACTATTCTAGGCATAATCCTCTTCATGCCACTTATTTATTTGCTCCAGCTAAATTATCGCATGATACCATTGACCTTTATTCTACTTGCCTGCTTACTGATGGTACCAAACCAGCGCCGCTATGATCTAACTGTAATATTTATGACTATGATGGTATTTATACTAAATGCCTATAACTTTACTACTATTTTACTTGAAACACCTTTTCAGACTTCAGTTAATCGTATAATCTGTACCATTATTGGAATAGTCGTATGTATTGGTGGTGATTACTTTTTATTCAGGAGATTTAATTACTCACGTAAACTGTATTATTTATTACAGCGAGAATTATGCACGACACTTGAAGGAAAAGTTGAACGGATGCTTAATTCCGAAATGCTCGGCTTAAATGCATATCTGGTTGTGGAAGATTTACGAAATACTCTTAACGGTAAGTTCTCTGAAATTGTTACTAGTGCGACCAGTCTAAATTATGACCTACGCTCGGATGAAATTCTCAAATACAAAATCCAGCACTTTGATCAAATTATGTGGCAAATGCGGCGACAAATCTACGCAATTTATTATTGCAAGTTTGTAAAAAAAGATCAAATTGCAGCTACTCA belongs to Aquella oligotrophica and includes:
- a CDS encoding FUSC family protein, with translation MYAALRSRLAMARLSQITLVYGIGLALYLFTTIPHNWWVFLTVLMMTAAIEPGLVIQKSINRGKGTILGIILFMPLIYLLQLNYRMIPLTFILLACLLMVPNQRRYDLTVIFMTMMVFILNAYNFTTILLETPFQTSVNRIICTIIGIVVCIGGDYFLFRRFNYSRKLYYLLQRELCTTLEGKVERMLNSEMLGLNAYLVVEDLRNTLNGKFSEIVTSATSLNYDLRSDEILKYKIQHFDQIMWQMRRQIYAIYYCKFVKKDQIAATHHYQRFEESIVAAKNNFISYNNI